The Halobacillus amylolyticus nucleotide sequence TACATTGTTGAAAAAGTTGTATCCATACCCAGTCGAACTCTTAGTCCGTAAAAAAATGCGTTTGAAGAAGAATAATGTGTATATTGTTAGAATGAAGGATAATGCGGAAAAGGTATTAAAGGATTTAGAAATCTTGAATGGACCTCTTTCCATCAATCCAGAAATTCCGAAGAAATATTTAAAATCAACTGGCGGTAAGCGTGCTTACTTGCGTGGAGCCTTTCTGGCCGGAGGATCAGTCAATAATCCTGAGACTTCTTCTTATCATTTAGAAATTTACTCGTCTGATGAATCCCATAATGAAGCATTATGTGAGCTAATGAACGGTTTTGATCTACATGCAAGGACATTGGAGAGAAAAAAAGGTTTTATTACTTATTTAAAGGAAGCAGAGAAAATTACAGAACTAATTAGTAATATTGGGGCTCACCAGGCTTTATTCAAATTTGAAGATGTACGTATTGTTCGGGATATGCGTAATTCAGTAAACCGCCTCGTCAATTGTGAAACAGCTAATTTAAATAAAACAATCGGTGCAGCATTTAGACAAGTAGAAAATATCAGGTTTATTAAAAAGTCCGTTGGTTTAGATGCATTGCCTGACAAACTTCAAGAAATCGCCACTTTACGCCTGCAGCATCAAGAGGTATCACTAAAAGAGTTAGGTGAGTTGGTCTCAGGAGCACCGATAAGTAAGTCAGGTATTAACCATCGTCTACGAAAAATTGACGATTTTGCGAACAAAGTTAGGCGTGGAGAAGTGAAGGAAAGTAATCAAAACTAATGTAATCTTAAATATTTCATGCTATAATGATTTAAAATTAAGGAACGCTTTCAACCGGGGAGCGTTCTTTATTTAAAGGGATTGTATGCGCTTTCTGAAAATAATCGAAGTGACAATAGAGAGAGGAGAATGATTGGTGATTGAACAGTCGATAACCATTGAACTAGAAACAGGATTACAAGCGAGACCTGCTGCACAATTTGTACAACAGGCTAACCGCTTTTCATCCCACATATTTATTGAGAAGGATAAAAAGCGTGTGAACGCTAAGAGTATCATGGGTCTTATGAGTTTGGCAGTAGGTCATGGTGAAGAAATTACACTAATAGCAGATGGTACCGATGAAGAACACGCTGTAAATCAGTTAGCTGATTTTGTTAAAGAATAGTAGACATTTTCATGTGAATATATGAACAATTTGTGAATGATAAGACATAAGGGAACGTTCTCATATGATGTACTTCGATAAAAGCAATAGTAAAAGCCCGCTGGTTCCGCCAGCGGGCTTTTACTAAATAAATTATTTATCGCTCGTCTTTTCCATGACTTTATCAATTAAACCGTACTCAACGGCTTCGTGTGCAGACATGAAGTTATCACGATCAGTATCGCGCTCAATTACTTCAAGAGGTTGACCTGTGCGTTCAGAGAGGATCTGGTTAAGTTTCTCGCGCATCTTAATAATGCGCTTCGCATGAATTTCGATATCGGATGCTTGGCCTTGTGTACCGCCAAGTGGTTGGTGAATCATAACTTCACTGTTAGGTAATGCATAACGTTTTCCTTTTGCACCAGCGTTAAGAAGGAAAGCACCCATGGAAGCTGCCATACCTGTGCAGATTGTAGATACGTTAGGTCCAATAAACTGCATCGTGTCATAGATGGCCATACCAGATGTAATGGATCCACCCGGAGAGTTGATATAAAGTGAAATGTCTTTCTCAGGATCCTCAGCAGCTAAGAATAATAGCTGTGCGACGATTGAGTTGGAAACATTATCATCAATAGGACTGCCTAGCATAATAATCCGATCTTTTAATAAACGGGAATAAATGTCATAGGCGCGTTCTCCGCGATTTGTTTGCTCAATTACTGTTGGGATTAAATTCATTTGTAATTTCCTCCTTTTCATCATTACATATATGATGGAATATGTTTTTATCATACAGTTAAGGTCAGGAAAGGTCAAACGAAAAGATTGTTCCATTTTGACCTATTTCCTTGGTACTTAGCCGAACTTTTTCAGAGTCCGTTTAACCGAACTTCCCTATACCATCATACCCTAATTCATTAGGGATAAACCTATGATTTATAATGAAAATTAGTTAGATTCAAATACAAATGGTCTTGATTTTACTCACAAACAACCGTATAATAGATTTTGCCTTTCGTAATTTGCGCCCGTAGCTCAGTTGGATAGAGCGATAGATTCCGGTTCTATGTGTCGGGGGTTCGAATCCTCTCGGGCGCGCTACTGTAATAGTTGATCTGGCTTTCTCCCACACTGTTTAATTTTGCAGGTGGGAGTTTTTCAGTTGAATACTTTAGTCTTTTTCAGTAGTATTAACTATTATCAAGCATGTTGATTGTGTATAGATAAGCCGCTTGCTCTTCCACGAAAAGGAGATATTATGACAACTATTATTCGTTTCAAAATCATATCAACAGAACAGATTCCAGAAGATCGCAGAATTCATGTTTTTGATATACAGAGACAGAAAAGGCTGTCATTTAATTTAAAATCACTTTACCGTTCTCTTGAGCGCAGCGAAAGTGGGATAGAATTAAAAGAGTTTTTGGAAACGAAAAAATTTAAAATTGAACATGGGTTTTACGATTACAAGAGTCACGTTTCCTAACGTGGCTCTATTTATTTATAGAAGTTGTTCAAAAAGTCACCAAATGATAAACGGCGAATTTCTTCGTTGCTCGGTTTTTCCGGTCCTCACGTATTAGAAGCATACGCTGTGGTCCTCAAAACTTTCGCGCCTCAAACTTCTTGTTTCTCATTTGGCAACTTTTTGAACACTCACTTATAATAATAATAGGAAAATGGTACATTTTAATTATTAGAGGGGGAGAAAGTATTGAATACATTAACACTCTACAGAAAGAATAACTGTTCATTATGTGATGAGGTAAAAGAACTGGTTGACTTTCTTTCCATGGAATATCAGATAAAAACTACCGAGGTTGATATTGAAGAAGACGAAGAGTTGCTCCAGGCTTATTTTCTTGAGATTCCCGTACTATTTATTAATGGAGAAAAAATTGACTATCGTCAAATTGATGTTTTTTCTTTAAGAGAGCGTTTACAGTAAGATTTTTGAGTTGCACAGCTTGATAGGCACTGGTAGTATATAGGGTGAAAAGGATATTTTTTTGCTCCGAGTGGGACGGATTGTGACTACCTGGGACATATCTATCCCAATGAATATACTTTTCAATATAAAGGAGCTTTTTCATGAGAGCTTTAATTGACTTACAAAAGAAATTATTTCCTGATGTTCTTGAGATTATGCAACGACGCTATCAACTACTTCACTATATTCGACTTATGCAGCCTGTGGGAAGAAGAGCATTATCTGATAACAGCCAGCTTGCTGAGCGAACGGTAAGAAGCGAAGTGGATTTCCTTAGTAAACAAGGGGCCGTAGAGATTACCTCAAGAGGTATGCATTTAACTTATGAAGGGCAAACCATTCTTGAACAGCTTGCCGAGTTTATAAAAGATGTTACGGGCATAAAGGTTTTAGAACAGCAGTTAAAGGAAAAATTAAAACTAGATCATGTTGTTGTTATCCCCGGGGATAGTGATGAGTTAGATTGGGTCAAACAGGAAATGGGTAAAGCTTGTGTTGAATACTTGAAAACACATTTAGATACAGGAGAAACGGTCGCCATTACCGGCGGATCGACCATGGCTTCCGTAGCGGAGATGATGACACCTCTTGAAAAAGCTAATCATTGTATGTTCGTCCCTGCCCGTGGAGGTCTCGGAGAGCGGGTAGAGAATCAGGCAAATACGATTTGCGCTGAAATGGCAAAAAAAGCACGGGGTGATTACCGGCTGCTTTATGTTCCAGATCCTCTAAGTGAAGAATCTTATCAGACGATCATCGAAGAACCTTCTATTAAAGAGATTCTTAATATGATTCGTAATGCAAGCATTGTTATTCATGGAGTGGGGGATGCTATTACAATGGCAGAGCGTCGTAAAACACCACAGACTCAATTAGAGATTATTAATGAGAGACAAGCTGTAGGAGAAGCCTTTGGATATTATTTTAATCAGACCGGCGAAATTGTTCACAAAGTACGAACAGTCGGCCTGCAGTTAGAAGATTTACCATCTGCTGGTGATGTGATTGCCGTGGCCGGCGGGAAATCCAAAGCACAGGCGATTGCTTCTTATTTTCAACCAGGTCAAAGTAATGTTCTAATCACTGATGAAGGTGCTGGATTAGAGTTAATAAGGGATTATCCCCTTTAAATAAAAAATGTTAACAATTCAAGGAGGAATTAAGCATGACTGTAAGAATTGGTATTAATGGTTTCGGACGTATAGGACGTAATGTTTTCCGTGCTGCACTTAAAAATAATGAGGTGGAAGTGGTTGCAGTAAACGATCTAACGGATGCAAATATGCTAGCACACCTGCTTCAATATGATACAGTTCACGGTAAACTTGATGAAGAAGTTACTGTAAATGGTGACAATCTAGTAGTAGGCGGGAAAGAAGTTAAAGTTCTTTCTGAAAAAGATCCTGCTAACCTTGGCTGGGGAGATCTTGGAGTTGAAATCGTTGTTGAGTCTACTGGACGTTTCACACAACGTGACGATGCGAAGAAACACCTTGATGCCGGCGCGAAGAAAGTTGTCATTTCTGCACCTGCGAAACAGGAAGATCTAACAGTGGTTATGGGTGTAAACGAAGATCAGTATGACAAAGATCAGCACCACGTAATTTCCAATGCTTCTTGTACAACAAACTGCCTTGCACCATACGCAAAAGTATTAAACGATAAATTTGGTCTTAAACGTGGAATGATGACAACGGTTCACTCTTACACAAACGACCAGCAAATCCTTGACCTGCCGCACAAAGACTATCGTCGTGCCCGGGCAGCGGCTGAGAACATCATCCCAACAACTACAGGTGCTGCTCAGGCCGTAGCGAAAGTTCTTCCTGAGCTTGATGGCAAGCTTAGCGGTATGGCTATGCGCGTTCCAACATCGAACGTATCTATCGTTGACCTTGTAGCTGAACTAGATAAAGATGTGACTGCGGAGGAAGTGAACGAAGCACTTAAAGCAGAAGCAGAAGGCAACCTTAAAGGAATTCTTGACTATAGTGATGAGCCGCTTGTTTCTACTGATTATAATGGAAACACTCACTCTTCTATTATTGATGGTCTTTCTACACTTACACTTGAAAACAATATGGTTAAAATTGTTTCATGGTATGATAACGAAACAGGATACTCTAACCGTTGTGTAGACCTAGCTGTATATCTTAAGAGCAAAGGACTATAATACGAGTATCACTGCTTAACAATTTCATGTATGCTAAATGATAAAGGGGGAGGTCCAAGCATGTCCTCCTCCTTTATCCATGTTTTGAAAGGTTCCTGGTTAGGCGTTTCACAGTAGAGGAAACGTACATAGTGGACAGGAACTAACCTGACCAATTTAAAGGAGGTTGTCCATTCATGAATAAGAAAACAATTCGTGATGTAGAAGTTCGGGGAAAAACCGTGTTTTGTCGCGTGGATTTTAACGTGCCAATGAGCGGAGGAGAAGTTTCTGATGACACTAGAATAAAGGCAGCATTGCCAACCATTCAGCATCTAACTAGCAATGGTGCCAAAGTGGTTCTTTCAAGTCACCTCGGACGACCCAAAGGGCAGGTCGTGGAAGAACTTCGCCTTGATCCAGTGGCTAAGCGATTAAGCGAGCTAATCGGTCAAACCATTACGAAGACCGATGGAGTAGTTGGCGAAGAAGTAAACACGGCGCTCTCTGAAACACAGGGTGGCGATATTCTCCTAATAGAAAATGTCCGCTTTCATCCTGGTGAAGAGAAAAATGATCCAGAGTTAGCTAAGGCCTTTGCCAATATGGCTGATTTGTATGTGAATGATGCGTTTGGGGCTGCACACCGTGCTCATGCATCAACGGCAGGTGTAGCTGAGCATATTCCTGCAGTAGCCGGCTTTTTAATGGAAAAAGAGATCAACGTATTAGGTAAAGCGTTATCGAATCCTGACCGGCCATTCACAGCGATTATCGGAGGGGCTAAAGTTAAAGATAAAATTGGCGTCATCGACAACCTCATTGATAAAGTAGATCATTTAATCATTGGCGGCGGATTAGCTTATACATTCGTGAAGGCGCAAGGTCACGAAATCGGCAAGTCGCTGCTTGAAGAAGATAAAGTTGAGCTTGCTAAAGAATATATGGAGAAAGCTGAGCAAAAAGGTGTCGATTTCTTAATGCCTGAAGATGTCATTGTTGCTGACGATTTCTCTGATTCTGCTAGTACGAAAGAAGTCGCGATCGATAACATTCCTGCAGATTGGGAAGCACTTGATATTGGTCCAAAAACGAGAGCTAACTATGCTAAAGTGATAAAAGATTCCAAGTTAGTCATTTGGAATGGCCCAATGGGTGTATTTGAACTAGAGACATTTGCGAATGGGACAAAAGATGTAGCAAAGGCTCTCGCAGATACAAAAGGCTATACAGTTATCGGCGGCGGGGACTCGGCTGCTGCTGTAGAGAAATTCGGCTACGCTGATGATATGGACCACGTATCGACTGGCGGCGGCGCTTCCCTAGAATTTATGGAGGGGAAAGACCTTCCTGGTGTCGCTCTGTTAAACGATAAATAATTTTTGGAGAGGTGATTAATATGCGTAAACAAGTGATTGCAGGTAACTGGAAGATGAACAAGACTCACACAGAGGCTGAAGAATTTATTCAAGCAGCAAAGAATGAAGTTCCATCTGCAAATGAAGTGGAATCCGTCGTTTGTGCCCCATTTCCATTTCTTCAAAAAATGGTAGAAGAAACAAAAGGAACGGCACTTGAAGTAGGTGCTCAAAATATGCATTTTGAGGAAAGCGGTGCGTTCACTGGTGAAGTAAGCCCGGTTATGCTCAAAGAACTTGGTGTCTCCTATGTTGTTCTTGGACACTCTGAACGTCGGGAAATTTTTAAAGAAACTGATGAAGAAGTAAACAAGAAAGTTCATGCAGCATTTAAGCATGAGTTAACTCCGATTGTTTGTGTTGGCGAAACCCTTGAACAGCGTGAAGCGGACCAAACGATGGATCATGTGGAGGCCCAGGTGAAAAAAGCATTGGAAGGTTTGTCAGATGAACAAGCATCCAACACCATCATTGCTTATGAGCCAATTTGGGCGATTGGGACAGGCCGTACAGCCACTTCTGAGCAAGCTAATGAAGTCTGTACACACATTCGCAAGGTTGTGGGCGACTTTGTTAACGCGGATGCAGCTGAAGCTGTACGTATTCAGTATGGCGGCAGTGTAAAGCCAGCTAACGTGGACGAGCTTCTATCCCAGTCTGACATTGACGGAGCATTAGTTGGAGGAGCAAGCTTAGAGGCTGATTCATTCTTAAAACTTGTGGAGGCAGGTAAGCATGAGTAATCAAAATTTAGCTGCTCTCATCATTCTCGATGGTTACGCCATTCGAGATGAAGAGATGGGGAATGCAGTTAAACAAGCAAATACTCCAAACTTTGATCGGTACTGGAGTGCCTTTCCACACGCACAGTTACAGGCCAGCGGTGAATCTGTCGGCCTTCCCGACGGTCAAATGGGGAATTCCGAAGTGGGTCACCTGAATATCGGTGCAGGCCGGGTGGTTTATCAAAGCTTAACCCGCATCAATTTATCGATTCGTGAAAAAGAGTTTATGAAAAATGACAAACTCATTAACGCAGTGACTCATGCGAAAGAGAATGATAAAGCCCTTCATATTTTCGGTCTGCTGTCTGATGGAGGCATTCATAGCCATATTAATCATATGTATGCACTTCTTCAGTTGGCGGCAAACCATGGTCTCGAGAAAGTGTATGTACATGGTTTTCTTGACGGGCGGGATGTCGATCAACAATCTGCCCTTACCTATATCCAACAAGCACAAGAGAAAATGCAGGAGCTTGGGGTTGGCCAGTTTGCCACGATTGCAGGCCGTTATTATGCAATGGACCGGGACAATCGCTGGGACCGCGTGAAAAAATCTTATGATGCGATTGCCTACGGTGAGGGTCCAGCTTATGCAGATCCCCTCGAAGCCGTTAAAGAATCCTATGAAAAAGAGATTTATGACGAATTCGTTGAACCTATTGTGATCACAGATGATAATGGTCATCATATAAGGTCGATAGAGGATGAGGACGCTGTTGTATTTTTCAACTTCCGTCCCGACCGCGCCATTCAAATTTCTCGTTCTTTTGCAAATAATGAATTTAATGATTTTGACCGTGGAGAAAACGCACCTAAGCATCTTCATTTTGTGAGTATGACACAGTACAGTGAGGCAGTAGATAGTAAAGTAGCTTTTGCACCGAATGAATTGAAAAATACGGTTGGGGAAGTATTAGCTGACAATAACATGAAGCAGCTGCGAATTGCTGAAACAGAGAAGTATCCACATGTTACGTTCTTTATGAGCGGCGGCCGCGAGAAAAAATTTGAAGGGGAAGAGCGTATCCTCATCGACTCTCCTAAGGTTGCTACTTATGATCTTCAGCCTGAAATGAGTGCACATGAAGTAACGGACGCTCTATTGAAGGAACTGGACGCAGATAAGCATAATGCGATCATATTGAACTTCGCCAACCCAGATATGGTTGGGCATTCCGGAATGCTTGAACCAACCATTAAGGCCATTGAAACTGTGGATGAGTGCTTAGGTAAAATCGTCGATAAAATCCATGATAAAGGCGGACATGCTATTATAACCGCTGACCACGGAAATTCTGATGAAGTGACAACCCTTGAGGGCAACCCGATGACGGCCCATACGACGAATCCCGTACCTGTTATCGTTACAAAAGAAGGCATACACCTTCGTCAGGACGGGATTCTAGGTGATCTATCACCAACCCTGTTACAACTGCTAAAGGTCCAGCAGCCAAAAGAAATGACAGGAAACTCATTATTTAAATAAAAAGGAGAGATTTTTAATGCCATATATTACAGACGTGTATGCACGTGAAGTACTAGATTCACGTGGTAACCCAACGGTTGAAGTTGAAATTTATACAGAATCTGGAGCCTTCGGAAGTGCTCTTGTGCCAAGCGGTGCTTCCACTGGTGAGTATGAAGCTGTAGAATTACGCGATGGTGACAAAGACCGTTACCTAGGAAAAGGAGTTCTTCAGGCAGTGGAGAACGTAAATGAAAAAATTGCTCCTAATCTATTAGGTATGGATGTAACACAGCAAGTCATCATAGATCAGCTTATGATCGAGCTTGATGGAACAGAAAACAAAGGGAAGCTAGGCGCTAACGCTATTCTTGGCGTATCTATGGCTGTTGCTCACGCTGCTGCTGACGTTGTAGGTCTTCCTCTCTATAAATACCTTGGAGGCTTTACGGCAGCGACCCTTCCAACGCCAATGATGAATATTCTAAATGGCGGGGAGCATGCAGATAACAATGTCGATATTCAAGAATTCATGATCATGCCTGTTGGTGCCCCAACCTTTAAGGAAGCTGTTCGCATGGGGGCAGAAATTTTCCACTCCTTGAAAAAAGTATTGAAAGCGAAGGGCTACAATACAGGTGTTGGTGACGAAGGCGGATTCGCTCCTAACCTGCAATCAAACGAAGAAGCTCTGTCAACGATCATTGAAGCCATTGAAGAAGCGGGTTACAAGCCTGACGAAGAAGTGAAGCTTGCCATGGACGTAGCCTCTTCTGAAATCTACGAAGATGGCAAATATAACCTTAAAGGTGAAGGCGTTGTTCGCACATCTGAGGAAATGGTGGATTGGTATGAAGAGCTCGTTAATAAATATCCAATCGTTTCTATTGAAGATGGACTTGACGAAAATGATTGGGAAGGTACGAAGCTGTTAACAGACCGTATTGGTGACCGTGTGCAGCTAGTTGGAGACGACTTGTTCGTTACAAATACAACGAAACTTGCGCGTGCGATTGAAGAGGGAATCGGTAACTCCATTCTGATCAAAGTAAACCAAATAGGCTCCCTTACAGAAACATTTGAGGCAATTGAAATGGCGAAGCGTGCAGGTTACACCGCAGTAATCTCACACCGCTCTGGTGAAACAGAAGATGCAACCATTGCTGACATCGCTGTGGCTACGAACGCTGGCCAAATTAAAACAGGTGCACCGTCACGAACAGACCGTGTAGCTAAGTATAATCAGCTACTTCGTATTGAAGATCAATTGCTTGGTACGGCCACTTATGCTGGCGGAAAAGCATTTTACAACTTGAATAAGTAATGGGAAGATAAGTCTTCCTTACATTGAGACCACTGGCTAATGTGCTAGTGGTCTTTTTGGTTGTCAGCGTAAACCGAACTGCCCCACGTCAGCATAAAAGTTAGGAACAGAATCTTCCCCTGTCGTGTTTACCGGCGTTCTTGCGCTTTTGTTCTTGGATAAAATTGCATTCAAGGAACTCTTATTCTGTGTTATCATGGACAGTAGTTGTAAGATTAGATAGTAGGAGAGCAAAAGCATGAAGAAGTGGATAGTCATTACCATTTGGCTGATCGTTTGCTATGTAGCTTTTACAGGCTATTCGATTTGGACATATGGGGAAAATCAAGCTAACAAACAAGCTGAAGCAGCCATTGTATTAGGGGCAGCTCAATGGAATGGAGAGCCAAGCCCTGTTTTTGAAGGACGATTGAAACAAGGGATTGAACTTTATAAGGACGGCCAGGTAGACTATTTAATTTTTACCGGTGGTTCAAGCGAGGAAGCTGTTGCTTCAGAAGCTGAGGTGGGACGTGAATATGCACTAGAGAAAGGTGTCCCTAAGTCAGATATTCTCATTGAAAGTACTTCACAAGTTACGAAAGAAAACTTAAGTAATGCAAAGCAGGTGGCAAAAAAGGAAGAGGTGAATTCCTTTTTAATTGTCAGTGATCAGTATCATTTAAAAAGAGCTGTAGCTATGGCAAGGGAAAATGGAATGAAGGCAATAGGTGTTCCCACGGACTATTCCGCCTATCAAACACTAGAAACAAAAATGCCATTTTTCTTAAGGGAATGGGTATATTTTCTTGGTTATAAACTTCTCGATCCTTTTGTTTGAAAGAGGGAATGTAATGAAATTAATAGAAGCAATGAAAGACCGGCGCTCTATCCATGACTTCAGAAAAGAGCTTGTTGATGAAGCAACCTTGGAAGAGATATTTAGATTAGCAAGCTGGGCACCAAACCATCGGTTAAAAGAACCATGGGAAGTGATGCTGTTTCAAAATGATGCGGCGCGAGATTATGCGGAGTTAGTGATTGAAAGCTATATAAAAGAAGGATTTGCCGCAGGGTATGATTCAGTTAAAACGAATAAAATGATGCAAGGGATTAAACAGTTTATGATTGATATCCCGCATCATGCCCTGATCTATATGGAACATGATACAGACTTTCACAAATTTGAAGAGGATTATGCCGCTGTTTGCGCCTTTATTCAGAATGCACAATTAGCTGCTTGGGAAAAAGGGGTTGGTGTTCTCTGGACAACCAGCCCATACATACATGACCATGATTTTATTGAAGGGATAGGGCTTGATCCAGTGTATCATAAAGTAGCAGGGGTCTTACAGATGGGTTATCCTGCTCGTGTCCCCAGGCCAAAGCCCAGATCCCCCGTGGATGTCACCTTTCGTAACGATTCTTTTAATAAAAAAATCTGATGCCCAATTTAGCGGGCATCAGATTTTTTCTGTTCTTCATTCCTTTGCTTCTCATCAGGCAATGGATCAACCGTGTGTTTATAATTATATCCCTTTGAAATAGCTGCCGCAGAGGCGCCAGCGACTCCAAGGACAATAACAATACAGATAGTCATAACGATCGTAAATGTCATGGGAA carries:
- the ytzI gene encoding YtzI protein yields the protein MTFTIVMTICIVIVLGVAGASAAAISKGYNYKHTVDPLPDEKQRNEEQKKSDAR